In the Telopea speciosissima isolate NSW1024214 ecotype Mountain lineage chromosome 2, Tspe_v1, whole genome shotgun sequence genome, one interval contains:
- the LOC122649829 gene encoding lysM domain receptor-like kinase 3 — protein MCRSKSKTDATEPTATKRTRSSRSSRPSKRSSTLDIPTPPISSTSSAAPSTSRSNTSSVNYTTSSSNRDNSRASISSKTSLSSIRESLPENPHIYNFSEICTATNNFLAKRFPSSSAAWRCSLHSKDVIIFQRRLRRSLEPSKLRERLSLICRSHHASLINLLGASISGDHIYLVYDFVNGANLADCLRNPKIPNFTVLSNWMLRMQVAMGIANGLDYIHNSLGLNKNFVHNHIKSTSVIITDQPSFHARICSFGTAELCGEIPEYHHQKQHQEGNKEITEITEASSSSSSSKVKRTNSKDMRFEGTRGYMSPEFQATGIGTQKSDVYAFGVVLLELLSGEEPLRYKLDKETGSYRRVSVIETAREAMAQESSGPGTGKEAGGGGGGRLRTWMDRRLKDSFPLDVAEKITRVALDCVDEEPEKRPDMRDVVGKISKLYMKSEQWSNRMGVPTDFTVSFAPR, from the coding sequence ATGTGTAGATCAAAATCGAAAACTGATGCAACAGAGCCCACTGCTACCAAACGCACCCGCAGCTCTCGAAGCTCACGACCTTCGAAACGTTCTTCCACACTGGATATTCCAACTCCTCCCATATCTTCAACTTCGAGTGCTGCGCCCTCCACCAGCAGGAGCAATACTTCGAGCGTGAATTACACTACCAGTTCCAGCAACAGAGACAACTCCAGAGCTTCGATTTCTAGCAAAACCTCCCTTTCCAGCATCCGTGAATCCTTGCCCGAAAACCCCCACATCTACAATTTCTCTGAGATCTGCACAGCCACCAACAATTTCTTGGCCAAACGCTTCCCCTCTTCATCTGCCGCTTGGCGTTGTTCCCTCCACAGTAAGGACGTCATCATCTTCCAGCGCAGGCTCCGGCGATCCTTGGAACCCTCCAAACTCCGCGAACGACTCTCCTTGATTTGTAGAAGCCACCACGCTAGCTTGATCAACCTTCTTGGGGCTTCCATCTCCGGCGATCACATCTACCTCGTCTACGACTTCGTGAACGGAGCCAACCTCGCCGATTGCCtccgaaaccctaaaatcccaaATTTCACCGTCCTCTCCAACTGGATGTTGCGAATGCAGGTAGCCATGGGTATAGCCAACGGGCTCGATTACATCCACAACTCACTTGGGCTAAACAAGAATTTCGTCCACAACCACATCAAGAGTACCAGCGTGATCATCACCGATCAACCCTCTTTCCACGCGAGGATCTGTAGCTTCGGTACGGCAGAACTCTGCGGAGAAATCCCCGAATACCATCATCAGAAGCAGCATCAGGAGGGGAATAAGGAGATTACAGAGATTACGGAAGCCTCGTCGTCGTCTTCTTCGTCGAAAGTGAAGAGAACAAACAGTAAGGACATGAGATTCGAAGGTACGAGAGGGTATATGTCGCCGGAATTCCAAGCAACCGGAATCGGAACTCAGAAATCCGACGTTTATGCGTTCGGAGTTGTTCTCTTGGAATTGTTATCAGGAGAAGAACCGTTGAGGTACAAGTTGGACAAGGAAACGGGGAGTTACAGAAGAGTATCGGTGATCGAGACGGCGAGGGAAGCGATGGCGCAGGAGAGTTCCGGTCCTGGTACGGGTAAGGAAGcgggtggaggtggaggaggccGGTTGAGGACCTGGATGGACCGGAGGTTGAAAGATTCGTTCCCGTTAGACGTGGCGGAGAAGATAACACGTGTAGCGCTGGATTGTGTTGACGAGGAACCGGAGAAAAGACCCGACATGCGTGATGTTGTGGGAAAGATTTCGAAGCTCTACATGAAATCGGAGCAGTGGTCCAACCGGATGGGTGTTCCAACGGACTTTACGGTATCATTCGCTCCTCGTTAA